GTTCCAGCAAGTACTTTGCCGCGGATGCGATGGGGTTGGAGGCAAACTACATTGTCTTCCGCACCCGGCCGTCGCGCGCGACCTCTCAGCCCTCGGCCGTGCCTGGACGCGAGCCGCCCCCCGGGGTGCTCGATGTTCCCTCACTGCGCGATCCGCGTAACCCCTCGGACGCGTGGGCCACCGACGCCGCGCTGGCGCTCTTCCGGGCGGTGCGGCCTCAGGTGCTCCTGCTGAACCTGCCGGCCACGGATGAACAGGGTCACGCCACCGGCGGCATCGTCGCCCCGGAGATCATGAGTCGAATCGTGCAAATCGCCGACGTCCAGATCGGTCGCCTGCTGCGCGCGTACGAGGACGCGGGCATCCTGGCGCAGACGCTCTGGGTCGTGACCTCGGATCACGGCATGGTGCCTGGCGAGCGGCTGATTGATGTCGCCCAACTCCGAAGGGCCGCCGCAGAGGCCGGGGCGCGCCTGATGGGCGGTGGAGGATCCAGCGCAGAGTTCTGGGTTGATGACGCCGGGAAGATCGAGGCGGCCGCCCGGGCCATCGCGGGCGTCGGCCTCCCCGGCGTCTCCGCCGTCTATCGCAAGGTGCGCGAGGGCGCCGGTTTCGCCTATGTCCCGGTCGAGGCCGGATCCCCCGTCCCTCCGGATCTCGACGCGGCCTACCGCTATCTCTTCTCTACCTTTGCCGGCGCCCACGGGCCCGAGATCGCAGTCCCGTACCGCGAGAACACGATCAACCGTGGCGATCAGCCCACCGACCCGACGCTGCCGTTTCGCTATCGCGGCTCGCACGGCGGGGTATCGTGGCTGATACAGCACATCCCCCTGGTCATCAGCGGCCCGGGAGTCCGGCGAGGGCTGGTCACCGACTACCCGGCCCGGGTGGTGGACATAGCGCCCACGATCTTGGCCCTGCTGGGCGCGGTCCCAACCGGTATGGACGGTATCGTGCTGGGCGACGCGTTTGATGTCCCGCCGGGCGGCTCGCTGGAACTCCAAGAGGCCCAGGCCCGCCGTCTCCGTCCGCTGCAGGACGCCCTGATCTCGGCGTCCCGGCGTGATCGGGCTGGACGCTAGCCTGGGAGCGCAGAAGACAGGCCTAGACTTCCCCTGCCTTGGGAATATCCAGAGCGACGCGTGCCGCAGCGCTCGGCCCGCTGTCAGGGGGAATACGCAATGGAAAACACGGAGCTGGAACGCCTTCGGGCGCGAATCGAGCACCTGGAGCGCCGGCAGCGGGCCGGCCTGTTGAGATGGTGCTTGAGCCTGGTGGCAGTTGGTGTGATGGCGTTCGGGGTGCAGCAGGCAGCGTCGCAGAACGAAATCCTCAGGGTGCGCGGCCTGGAGGTCACCGACGCCTCGGGCATCGTCCGCATCGGGCTCAACGTCCAGCAGGACGGAACCGCGGAGATCCTGCTCGCCGAGGCCGCGGGGCGCGGACGTATGTGGCTCAACGTGCGCCCCGACGGCACACCTGGTGTCATCATCGCCGATGCCGGCGGTCGCGGCCGCATCTGGTTCGTGGCCTCACCGGACCGGCCTTCAGGCGTGATCCTGTCCGATGGGATGGGCAGGGGCCGCGTATGGCTGAACGCCTCCCCGGACGGGTCGCCGGGTCTCGTGCTTGTGGACAACTCCGGAAAGGTCAGGTTCCAGGCGCCCTAGCCGGGCCGCAGCGGCAATGCCAGTCCAGGTTGCGGTCTCACTTGAGGCTGCCGCGTAGGACGTCGAGCAGCTCCATGCAGACCCTCTTCGTTCGGCCGTCCTCATCCAGGTTCGGATTCCAACTCGACACCGAGATGGCAACTACCCGGGTGGTGTGAGCCAGGAGAGCGAAAACCTCGGCCAGTTGCGATGCCGCTGGGCCACCTTGAGCAAGGTAGTTCTGGGCAGGGGCATCCAGCGGGTTCACGACATCGGTGTCGAAGTGAACGTACAGAGGCCCCTCCGGCAGATCTCCCTCAAGCAATGCTCTGACGTCGCCCACGTGGCGCACGGACGAACGCGCAAGAGCCTCTCGCTCCCCGGGATCTAGATCGCGCGCGTCGGTCAGGACCACCTGCCGCTCTGGCAGGTTCACCAAGCCCGCGGCTTCCACGAGTCTCTGCTCCCCGCGCCCCACGATCATGGCGAGGGGCATTCCTCCCAGGAATCCGCTTGGAGTCGTCTCCCAGGTGTTGAAGTCTCCGTGCGCGTCAAACCAGATCAGCGTGGGGTTGGTGCCCGCACGCTGGAGACCGGCCAGTACTGCTATGGCAGAGCAGCAGTCCCCGGAAATGCTGACTGGTCTCTCACCGCGCCGCACAGCATCGCAAACAAGATCCGAAAGGCCCCTAAGCAGAGGCGACACTGCTGCGATTTGATCACCATGACCAATGGGCTGCTTGTTCGCGTCATAGCAGTCCAAGCCCAGCGCTTCCAGCTGAGAATACGCCTCATCCAGGAAGAAGGGGGTGACAATGAATCGGTCGGGCATGTGCGGATGGGCTTCTTTCATGGCGGGCATTCTGGTGGGCCCTGGTGGACTCGAACCACCGACCTCGCCCTTATCAGGGGCGCGCTCTCACCACCTGAGCTAAGGGCCCACGGGCAGCATCGAGTATACCCGCCGTCACCAGTTCAGGCAACTGCAGGGGGCCCTCCGGCAAACTCCCTTCGCACCTGCGCGAGCAACTCCGGTCGCGCCATCAGGTCGTACGCCGTCAGCGCCATGGCCTTCGCCGCTGCGAGCATCGCCTCCAGGCCGCGATCCCCAAGTGAGGCCTCGCGAAACTCCAGGGTGTGCCCAACCATATCCTTCGGGCCGATCGCCACATACGGGTGGATGGACGGGATCGC
The nucleotide sequence above comes from bacterium. Encoded proteins:
- a CDS encoding alkaline phosphatase family protein, with translation MIRATALMLGLLLAAALPHPERSSASPFQHVVVIVIDGARPDYLDLTPMPNLRRLMRDGTVYTRAWIGQMIANTPPVHATLATGTLPRTNGVVGFGWKDPSSGRMTWPTSMEAVMRGEQQRVLATSGVPTIAGILRARRPGLVAASVSSSKYFAADAMGLEANYIVFRTRPSRATSQPSAVPGREPPPGVLDVPSLRDPRNPSDAWATDAALALFRAVRPQVLLLNLPATDEQGHATGGIVAPEIMSRIVQIADVQIGRLLRAYEDAGILAQTLWVVTSDHGMVPGERLIDVAQLRRAAAEAGARLMGGGGSSAEFWVDDAGKIEAAARAIAGVGLPGVSAVYRKVREGAGFAYVPVEAGSPVPPDLDAAYRYLFSTFAGAHGPEIAVPYRENTINRGDQPTDPTLPFRYRGSHGGVSWLIQHIPLVISGPGVRRGLVTDYPARVVDIAPTILALLGAVPTGMDGIVLGDAFDVPPGGSLELQEAQARRLRPLQDALISASRRDRAGR
- a CDS encoding arginase family protein, producing MPAMKEAHPHMPDRFIVTPFFLDEAYSQLEALGLDCYDANKQPIGHGDQIAAVSPLLRGLSDLVCDAVRRGERPVSISGDCCSAIAVLAGLQRAGTNPTLIWFDAHGDFNTWETTPSGFLGGMPLAMIVGRGEQRLVEAAGLVNLPERQVVLTDARDLDPGEREALARSSVRHVGDVRALLEGDLPEGPLYVHFDTDVVNPLDAPAQNYLAQGGPAASQLAEVFALLAHTTRVVAISVSSWNPNLDEDGRTKRVCMELLDVLRGSLK